From a region of the Takifugu flavidus isolate HTHZ2018 chromosome 20, ASM371156v2, whole genome shotgun sequence genome:
- the LOC130517606 gene encoding myosin-4-like has protein sequence MSAENRRPQRNLPCQKINQNRTDKNKKATEKNEGFECPRLSENEIRRGRLIIANAKQHFQQLRQVLLKLVSKAQERSPSQENLEGQRSLELDFETLQQERDQLQFQVKATNCAFRELSVEKEMQLNSLQNNFGRLEEEMENLQGKVEDLEYKSTEKQNRLQMTVEEQKEVIRTLKADLIRSNEERESLTVQLRENKAFAEEYRNIMKEIERRHSLKKNKNINPQMHKLICHNTVLMEKLDQSKILIDTEKANSKQLQTQCQQLQTYIRRFEEDLQACTSVITEPKELKHKVATLKSIYLDNRKIDPSLDNLETKYQSKIRAQEQKIARLMRIKKNDENIRKRLEQKLSATVSTFTKREKKYIKLLQVEIYKTKQMEKELEKANPTVENAHVTPLENSTRSACSSITTEVDEEVQFNKWDSDLSEPPDPGETDEGNTESFTSHQMCGTSASENSIQD, from the coding sequence ATGAGTGCAGAAAATCGCAGGCctcaaagaaatctgccttgTCAGAAAATCAATCAGAATAGAacggacaaaaacaaaaaagccacGGAGAAAAATGAGGGTTTTGAATGTCCGAGATTATCGGAAAATGAAATCAGACGGGGCCGTCTGATTATAGCTAACGCGAAGCAACACTTTCAGCAGCTGAGGCAAGTGTTGCTAAAGTTGGTGAGCAAGGCTCAGGAAAGAAGCCCATCCCAGGAAAATCTAGAAGGCCAGAGGAGCCTGGAGTTGGACTTTGAAACGTTACAGCAAGAGCGAGATCAGCTGCAGTTTCAAGTCAAAGCCACGAATTGTGCTTTTCGGGAACTAAGCGTAGAAAAGGAAATGCAACTCAACTCTCTGCAAAATAACTTTGGGAGACTTGAAGAAGAGATGGAAAATTTACAAGGGAAGGTGGAAGATTTGGAGTATAAAAGCACAGAGAAGCAGAACAGGCTACAGATGACTGTGGAAGAACAGAAAGAAGTCATCAGAACACTCAAAGCGGATTTGATCAGGTCcaatgaagagagagaaagtttAACGGTCCAACTTCGAGAAAACAAAGCGTTTGCTGAAGAATACAGGAACATTATGAAAGAGATTGAAAGGAGGCacagtttgaaaaaaaacaaaaacatcaatccGCAGATGCACAAGCTCATTTGCCACAACACGGTTCTGATGGAAAAACTGGACCAGTCCAAAATCCTCATCGACACCGAAAAGGCTAACAGCAAGCAGCTACAGACGCAGTGCCAACAACTGCAGACCTACATCAGGAGGTTCGAGGAGGACCTGCAGGCCTGCACGTCGGTCATTACGGAACCCAAAGAGCTCAAGCACAAAGTCGCTACTCTTAAAAGTATTTACCTCGACAACCGGAAGATAGATCCTAGTCTGGACAACTTGGAAACAAAGTATCAATCTAAAATCAGAGCTCAGGAGCAAAAGATTGCGCGTTTGATGAGGATAAAGAAGAACGACGAGAACATCAGGAAACGATTGGAGCAGAAGCTCTCTGCTACTGTCTCCACTTTCACTAAGAGGGAAAAGAAGTACATCAAGTTACTGCAGGTGGAGATTTATAAGACCAAGCAGATGGAAAAAGAGCTGGAAAAAGCAAACCCGACAGTTGAAAATGCTCACGTGACCCCGCTGGAAAACTCAACCAGAAGCGCTTGTTCCTCCATCACCACTGAGGTAGACGAGGAGGTGCAGTTCAACAAGTGGGACTCTGACCTATCAGAGCCCCCAGACCCAGGGGAAACTGATGAGGGGAACACAGAATCCTTTACATCCCATCAAATGTGTGGGACATCGGCGTCTGAGAACTCCATCCAAGATTAG
- the dolk gene encoding dolichol kinase: protein MEINPVFVESAIVFAIVGWVHMVLWNQHSWCSIALFIQAFYVQHKWDRLLKSGGAVFQFRPAANSGIVPASMVMPLLGLVLRLRCSESGNVYLERFSMVITITGMMLALFLSLIALGITRPVPTNTCVIAGMAASAILYTTKQTLTVSEVIEVLEVLLIFVYLSLIVLFLLPRCFTPGEALLIIGGISFIVNQLIKRSLNLTEVKGDPINYFLPVVVVGSLLLGVFFALLFCFMESETWVSSVFFHIMTAVLSLGILLPWLSLFIGRHPIMWLLDFVTFTDRRLSLLAYWVFLAVVATCVVLHQNYQRQSGSKKHQASTIVRKYFHLIVVATYVPGLIYDRHLLHVASVGCLAVFLFLEYVRYFRIRPLGQVLRQVLTLFLDERDSGPLILTHIYLLLGMSLPIWLFPGPCAPKGILPGAGGLIPYAGVLAVGVGDTVASVFGSTMGEIRWPGTKKTIEGTATSVFAQIIAVAIFLIFDSGINLNSSYSWIVGSITLVAMLEAYTFQIDNLLLPLYLFILLLL, encoded by the coding sequence ATGGAGATTAATCCAGTCTTTGTAGAGTCCGCTATAGTTTTTGCCATTGTGGGGTGGGTCCACATGGTGCTGTGGAACCAGCATTCCTGGTGCAGCATTGCACTCTTCATCCAGGCTTTCTACGTTCAGCACAAATGGGATCGTTTGCTCAAGTCGGGGGGTGCCGTGTTCCAGTTCCGTCCAGCAGCAAACAGTGGCATCGTCCCAGCCTCCATGGTGATGCCTTTGCTGGGCTTGGTGCTGAGACTAAGGTGCTCTGAATCAGGGAACGTTTACCTCGAGCGCTTCTCCATGGTCATCACCATCACCGGCATGATGCTGGCACTGTTCCTCTCCCTGATCGCCTTAGGCATTACAAGACCTGTACCCACCAACACTTGTGTGATTGCAGGCATGGCCGCCAGTGCAATTCTGTACACGACGAAACAGACGTTAACGGTGTCTGAGGTCATCGAAGTCTTAGAGGTGTTGTTGATCTTCGTCTATCTCAGCCTGATCGTGCTTTTCCTGCTGCCTCGCTGCTTCACACCCGGAGAAGCCCTTCTCATCATCGGTGGAATCAGTTTCATTGTCAACCAGCTTATCAAGCGCTCACTGAACttgacagaggtcaaaggcGATCCAATAAATTATTTCCTGCCGGTCGTGGTCGTAGGCTCGTTGTTGCTGGGCGTGTTCTTTGCTCTGCTGTTTTGCTTCATGGAATCAGAGACCTGGGTGTcatctgtttttttccacatcatGACAGCCGTTCTCAGTCTGGGGattctgttgccatggctatCCCTGTTCATCGGCAGGCATCCCATCATGTGGCTACTGGACTTTGTCACATTCACTGACAGAAGGCTCTCTCTGCTGGCATACTGGGTGTTTCTGGCGGTCGTGGCCACCTGTGTTGTGTTACACCAGAACTATCAACGTCAGTCTGGGTCCAAGAAACACCAAGCTTCGACTATAGTCAGGAAGTACTTCCATCTAATTGTGGTGGCCACCTATGTTCCAGGTCTCATATACGACCGGCACCTGCTCCATGTGGCCTCTGTTGGCTGCTTGGCAGTCTTTTTGTTCCTGGAGTACGTGCGCTACTTTCGGATCAGGCCACTGGGTCAGGTGCTCAGACAGGTTCTTACATTGTTCCTGGATGAGCGGGACTCTGGGCCTCTTATCCTGACCCACATTTACCTCCTTTTGGGCATGTCTCTTCCCATATGGCTGTTCCCTGGACCATGTGCCCCAAAAGGAATACTTCCTGGTGCCGGTGGGCTGATACCATATGCAGGTGTCCTGGCTGTCGGGGTAGGAGATACTGTGGCatctgtgtttggcagcaccaTGGGAGAGATTCGTTGGCCCGGTACTAAGAAAACCATTGAGGGGACTGCAACATCTGTGTTTGCACAGATTATTGCTGTGGCCATCTTTCTAATCTTTGATAGTGGCATCAATCTGAACTCCAGCTACTCCTGGATTGTTGGTTCTATCACTCTGGTGGCAATGCTAGAAGCTTACACCTTCCAAATAGacaacctcctcctcccactttaCCTCTTTATCCTGCTGTTGCTTTGA
- the nup188 gene encoding nucleoporin NUP188, translating into MAGTKMAESELSIRSCRELWTILAGRSALREPAQIEAELDRHWDRLHEGLNYYKPPCSSSAAKVKENKDIAQPLKDFGLRISKLLGLDELQSVQLLQCYLQEDYRGTRDSLKVVLKDERQSQALLLKIADYYYDERICLLRCVLLLLTYFQDERHAYRAEYCNCINKLEKDLVMNYQLQFKELFNAEAPSWETHGSLMTEKQVSLWFRQCLREQSLLLEIIFLYFAYFEMSPSDLLGFTKMFKEQGFGLRQTNRHLVDKSMDVLVDRIGYMSSLILVEGIDIDFLHKCALEDCTEQHQFSTAPDIIKEMDRLLLTLGDIPHHGPVLLAWVLLRHTLQLEESSPVVRRIGNTALQLGVFKYISTMLKSLRVSGNNCTASTAKVCIYGLLSFVIISFEEESLQTDGAATQSSNLIDAACEVLSAPSLTEIFWEMKPNMGLGMILDSAVGMFPHKIGPLLQLLTALVSNKSTVKKVYNFLDKMSFYTQVYKHKSADIISRDDETVWRSQTPKLLYPLGAGQTNLWMPQGVQGQVIIGGEQGYVVRWEFSYSSWTLFTCEVEMLLHVVSTADVIVHCARVKPILDLVNKIISSDWTISDCLLPLTSRIYMLLQRLTSVLNPPVDVIASCVNCLSSLAARMPVKVWSSLHHTGFLPFSSIPLSSLAQCASAEGMKAGNYGNLLVQIEQPRGEYAITIAFLSLIKTLVKGQLGSTQNKGLIPCVLLVLKEMLPTYHKWRYNTYGVRERIGCLILELIHAILNLSSEGEDQGSTPTLQSLCIYSLANTEAGQAVVNIMGVGVDTIDLVLAAQPSSSFSEGPGQILIQTVKLAFSVTNNVIRLKPPSDVASPLEQALTQHGGHGNNLIAVLAKYIYHKHDPALPRLAIQLLKRLATVAPMSVYACLGSDAAAIRDAFLTRLQSKTEDMRIKVMILEFLTVAVETQPGLIELFLNLEVKDGSEGSKAFLLGEWSCLHVVLELIDSKQQGKYWCPPLLHRAALSFLLALWQDRRDSAISVLRKKERFWENLTTPLFGTLTPPSDTTEPCVLETCAFVMKIIGLEIYYVVSGALEQPLKEGLQRFSTARRYEYWSQYVKSLVCHVVELEEEGICYFTETQMLISAWRTLLILSTTHSDVMHLTDDSTKLKLFMDVLDGTKAALTTPRSAPCLRLGSVMATLLLVLLKQWRSVVATAPDVLSPLSLILESVLKADQQMMERTKTKILSGLISVLQIQGLNGGDISQLPQLLSSVCETVKDEVLTLIDITGRLNQSDGPEDEESMETDSPRSSQKDQRDGVCVMALHLAKELCRTDEDGEHWVSVMKKVPVLPSVLSAVELSLRSKRNLYFTEAALHLLLTLARTPQGAAAVASAGVTQTICLPLLSVYEGSSNGASQTFARKSQDFTCWPGVYRLCVSLMESLLKTLRYNFINEALDFVGVHQERILQCLNAVRTVQSLACLDEADHTVGFLLQLSNFCKEWQFHLPKLLHDVQVNLCYLCQTCTYLLHSKKMLHHYLQVKNGEALPPGPLPRAQRPPHTSSKKPAGGGETGREEAEQKALLAVQCSLLKILSKTLATLQHFTPDCCQILLDQCMDLAEYRTLFVLSFTTPAFDPDVAPSFGTLLATINVALSMLSEMEKKKEPASLSIASMTSSEEIQALKSLLMFTMENCFYVLVSQAVRYLKDPAIVPRDKQRLKQELSSELSTLLSSLSRHFRRGSPSSPACSLLPSAQPKPTTPGSKAAPEGQEPFIQLVQAFVRLVQR; encoded by the exons ATGGCGGGAACGAAGATGGCGGAATCGGAGCTGAGTATCAG aaGCTGTAGAGAGCTGTGGACCATACTAGCAGGGAGATCTGCATTAAGAGAACCG GCTCAGATTGAGGCAGAGCTTGATAGGCACTGGGACAGACTACATGAAGGCCTTAATTATTACAAGCCCCCCTG CTCATCGTCTGCTGCAAaggtcaaagaaaacaaagatatTGCACAACCGCTGAAGGATTTTGGTTTAAGGATTAGTAAACTATTG GGTCTTGATGAGCTACAGAGCGTGCAGCTTTTACAGTGCTACCTGCAGGAAGACTACCGAGGAACACGTGATTCCTTAAAG GTTGTTCTCAAGGATGAGCGACAAAGCCAGGCATTACTTCTTAAG ATAGCAGACTATTACTATGACGAGCGCATCTGTCTTCTGCGATGTGTCCTGCTATTGCTGACGTATTTTCAGGATGAGCGACATGCCTACAGG GCTGAGTACTGTAACTGCATTAACAAACTGGAGAAGGACCTGGTGATGAACTACCAGTTGCAATTTAAAGAGCTTTTTAATGCCGAAGCACCATCATGGGAAACTCATGGCAGCCTCATG ACCGAGAAGCAGGTGTCGCTGTGGTTTCGCCAGTGTCTGAGAGAACAGTCTCTGCTCCTGGAGATCATCTTTCTGTATTTCGCTTACTTTGAAATGAGCCCTTCAGACCTCCTGGGTTTCaccaaaatgtttaaagaacaaGGCTTCGGTTTACGTCAAACCAACAGGCACCTTGTAGACAAAAGCATGGACGTGTTGGTGGATCGCATTGG ATATATGAGTTCTCTCATCCTGGTTGAAGGCATTGACATAGATTTTTTGCACAAGTGTGCGCTGGAAGATTGTACTGAACAGCATCAGTTCTCTACCGCTCCAGACATTATCAAG GAGATGGATCGGTTGCTGCTGACATTGGGTGACATTCCTCATCATGGCCCAGTCCTGCTCGCTTGGGTCCTACTCAGGCAcactctgcagctggaggagtccAGCCCTGTGGTCAGGAGGATAGGCAacacagctctgcagctggGTGTGTTCAAGTACATTTCAACCATGCTGAAGAGCCTCAGAGTCTCGGGGAATAAC TGTACAGCAAGCACAGCAAAGGTGTGTATCTACGGTCTGCTTTCATTTGTGATCATTTCTTTTGAAGAGGAGAGCCTTCAG ACTGACGGTGCAGCAACGCAGAGTTCCAATCTGATCGATGCTGCTTGTGAAGTTCTGTCTGCGCCCAGTTTGACTGAAATCTTTTGGgaaatg AAACCGAACATGGGATTGGGAATGATCCTGGACAGTGCAGTGGGAATGTTCCCCCATAAGATCGGACCACTCCTGCAGCTTCTTACTGCTCTTGTTTCAAACAAATCAACCGTTAAAAAG gtgtACAATTTTTTGGATAAGATGTCTTTCTATACTCAAGTTTACAAACACAAGTCGGCTGATATTATCTCTAGGGATGATGAGACTGTCTGGAGGAGTCAGACGCCAAAGCTCCTTTACCCTCTTG GTGCGGGGCAGACTAATCTCTGGATGCCTCAGGGTGTGCAGGGCCAAGTGATAATCGGAGGAGAGCAGGGTTATGTGGTTCGCTGGGAGTTCTCTTACAGCTCCTGGACTCTCTTCACCTGTGAGGTGGAGATGTTGCTTCATGTTGTCTCGACTGCAG ATGTCATAGTGcactgtgcacgtgtgaaacCCATCCTGGATCTGGTCAATAAAATCATAAGTAGCGATTGGACCATCTCCGATTGTCTGTTGCCTCTAACGTCGCGCATCTACATGTTGCTGCAGAG GTTGACATCAGTCCTTAACCCTCCTGTGGATGTGATCGCCTCCTGTGTCAACTGTCTCTCCAGTTTGGCTGCCAGGATGCCAGTGAAG GTCTGGTCCAGTCTACATCACACGGGtttccttcccttctcctctaTTCCTTTGAGCAGCTTGGCACAATGTGcaag TGCTGAGGGGATGAAGGCAGGCAACTACGGTAACCTGCTGGTCCAGATCGAGCAGCCCAGAGGAGAATATGCCATAACCATCGCCTTCCTTTCCCTCATCAAAACTCTAGTGAAG GGTCAGTTAGGCAGCACTCAGAACAAAGGACTCATTCCCTGTGTGCTGTTGGTGTTGAAGGAAATGTTGCCTACATACCATAAGTGGCGTTACAACACGTACGGAGTCAGAGAGAGAAtcg GTTGTCTTATTTTGGAGCTCATCCATGCCATTCTCAATCTGAGCTCAGAGGGGGAGGATCAGGGCAG CACCCCCACCCTGCAGTCACTGTGCATCTACAGCCTGGCAAACACAGAGGCTGGCCAAGCGGTGGTTAATATCATGGGAGTGGGAGTGGACACCATAGACCTGGTCTTGGCTGCCCAGCCCAGCAG CTCTTTTTCTGAAGGTCCTGGTCAGATCTTGATCCAGACTGTCAAACTGGCTTTCTCGGTTACCAACAATGTTATCCGCCTGAAGCCGCCATCCGATGTGGCGTCCCCACTGGAGCAAGCTCTGACACAACACGGCGGCCATGGCAACAATCTCATCGCCGTCTTGGCCAAGTATATATACCATAAACACGACCCGGCACTACCTCGTCTGGCAATCCAGCTGCTTAAAAGACTTGCAACC GTGGCTCCCATGTCGGTTTACGCCTGCCTGGGTAGCGACGCTGCAGCCATCAGGGATGCATTCCTAACTCGGCTGCAGAGTAAGACCGAAGACATGCGGATCAAAGTTATGATCCTGGAGTTCCTCACTGTTGCCGTAGAAACCCAGCCTGGCCTTATTGAGCTTTTCCTCAACCTGGAAGTTAAAGATGGCAGCGAAGGGTCCAAG GCATTTCTGCTTGGTGAGTGGAGCTGTTTACATGTGGTGTTGGAGCTGATTGACTCTAAACAGCAGGGGAAGTACTGGTGCCCCCCTCTGCTCCACCGAGCCGCTCTGTCCTTCCTGCTTGCACTCTGGCAGGATCGCAGAGATAGTGCGATCTCGGTCCTGCGCAAAAA AGAGAGGTTTTGGGAAAACTTGACGACGCCTCTCTTTGGAACCCTCACTCCACCATCAGATACCACAGAG CCTTGTGTCCTGGAGACGTGTGCCTTTGTCATGAAAATCATCGGCCTGGAGATCTACTACGTGGTCAG CGGTGCTTTGGAGCAGCCTTTAAAGGAGGGATTGCAGAGGTTTTCTACCGCCCGGCGATACGAGTACTGGTCCCAGTATGTGAAGTCTCTGGTGTGTCatgtggtggagctggaggaagagggtATCTGTTACTTCACAGAGACCCAGATGTTGATCTCTGCATGGCGGACGCTGCTGATCCTCTCCACCACCCAC TCAGATGTGATGCACCTAACGGACGACTCCACCAAACTGAAGCTTTTTATGGATGTCCTGGATGGGACCAAAGCTGCT CTGACGACACCCAGGTCTGCGCCTTGTCTGCGCCTTGGGTCCGTGATGGccaccctcctcctcgtcctcctcaagCAGTGGAGAAG TGTGGTTGCTACAGCGCccgatgttctatcacctctcTCCCTGATCCTGGAGAGTGTCTTAAAAGCTGACCAGCAGATGATGGagagaaccaaaaccaaaatcCTGTCTGGTCTTATCTCAGTGCTACAGATTCAGGGTCTCAATG GCGGAGACATTTCCCAGCTACCTCAGTTACTGTCGTCTGTGTGTGAGACGGTGAAAGACGAGGTCCTGACTCTTATTGATATCACCGGTCGCCTGAACCAAAGTGATGGccctgaggatgaggagagcaTGGAGACGGACTCCCCACGCAGCTCACAGAAAGACCAAAGAGACGGA GTGTGTGTTATGGCGCTGCACTTGGCAAAGGAACTGTGTCGAACCGATGAGGATGGTGAGCACTGGGTCTCTGTGATGAAGAAGGTTCCGGTacttccctctgtcctcagcgCAGTCGAGCTCAGCCTCAGATCCAAACGCAACCTTTACTTCACCGAGGCAGcgcttcacctgctgctcacaCTGGCCCGCACACCTCAG ggggcagcagcggtTGCATCAGCAGGAGTCACCCAAACAATCTGCCTCCCTCTTCTGAGTGTGTACGAGGGTTCATCAAATGGAGCGTCACAG ACCTTCGCCCGAAAGTCCCAGGATTTCACGTGTTGGCCAGGAGTCTACCGCCTGTGCGTGTCCCTGATGGAGAGTTTGCTCAAGACGCTTCGCTACAACTTCATCAACGAAGCGCTGGACTTTGTGGGAGTACACCAGGAACGCATTCTACAG TGCCTGAACGCAGTGCGCACGGTGCAGAGCCTGGCGTGTTTGGATGAGGCGGATCACACGGttggttttctgctgcagctctcaaaCTTCTGCAAGGAGTGGCAGTTCCACCTGCCCAAGCTGCTCCATGATGTCCAG GTAAACCTGTGCTACCTGTGTCAGACCTGCACATATCTGCTGCACAGCAAGAAGATGCTTCATCATTATCTTCAG GTTAAAAATGGAGAAGCATTACCCCCTGGACCACTGCCTCGGGCACAGCGGCCCCCCCACACCTCCTCTAAAAAGCCAGCTGGCGGAGGGGAGACGGGAAGAGAGGAAGCTGAGCAGAAGGCTCTGCTGGCTGTTCAGTGCAGTCTACTGAAGATACTGAGCAAAACGTTAGCAACGCTGCAGCACTTCACTCCCGACTGCTGCCAGATTCTCTTGGACCAG TGTATGGATCTGGCCGAATATAGAACTTTGTTTGTGCTCAGCTTCACCACTCCAGCGTTCGACCCAGATGTGGCCCCTTCATTTGGAACCCTGCTGGCCACAATCAACGTGGCCCTGAGCATGCTGAGCGAG atggagaagaagaaagagccgGCGTCCTTGAGCATTGcctcaatgacatcatcagaggAGATTCAGGCACTCAA GTCATTGCTGATGTTCACCATGGAGAACTGTTTCTACGTGCTCGTCTCTCAAGCTGTTCGGTACCTCAAAGATCCTGCCATCGTACCTCGAGACAAGCAGAGACTCAAACAGGAGCTCAGCTCTGAGCTG AGCACCCTTCTGTCCAGCCTGTCTCGCCACTTCCGCCGGGGTTCACCCTCATCACCAGCTTGCAGCCTCCTTCCCTCTGCCCAGCCCAAGCCCACCACACCAGGCTCGAAGGCAGCCCCTGAAGGCCAGGAGCCCTTTATCCAGCTCGTTCAGGCCTTTGTCAGGCTTGTGCAAAGATAG